From a region of the Candidatus Rhabdochlamydia porcellionis genome:
- a CDS encoding tail-specific protease Tsp — MKVFNFFLISLFGLILVSGNMGTFKKPGIAISSIRNNMEEMLRYHVEHKEFNELLAKRSLRIYIEQFDNNKNYLLFDEIDAYLNPSHELLTQMVEQYKQGYFTVFQELNNIIKNSIKRERVYRIALQKELIKTREELINHKTYSDYPRSKEELQARIKSHLQKIIAFEKKQNPNRKFDAECIQKVFVLWEKRLSRLEDAYLDIDAQGKKLTKNALEEQISMHVLKAMAKSLDAHTCYFSPKEAIEMRTCLEKQFEGIGVVLTESIEGVIISDLIKGGPAYRSGKIMPGDVLVSIDGKSTSQLSYEQVLDCLQNGNKRKIMLELKRMQEKQEISYFVVLQKEKIIIEQDRLQYAFEPFGDGIIGKLTLPSFYESKDSSSCEADIRFALRELKKQGKLHGLVLDLRDNSGGFLTQAVKVAGLFISNGVIVVSKYAQEEIQYLRELDGRNYYDGPLVILTSKFSASAAEIVAQALQDYGVALVIGDERTYGKGTIQFQTVTREKAPSFFKVTVGRYYTVSGTSTQIEGVKANIVVPTRYFIYDVGERFLQYPLKCDRIPSVYTDPLVDINPQQINWFQKNYLPNLQKKVSIWSQMESLLTINSSQRLSRDKNFSLFLDIKKQEKEGKENTLTANRNWGVEDLQMSEALNILKDMALLESSAQNFTKR, encoded by the coding sequence ATGAAGGTATTTAATTTTTTTTTAATAAGTTTATTCGGTCTGATTTTAGTATCTGGTAATATGGGGACTTTTAAAAAACCAGGTATAGCAATTTCTTCTATTCGTAATAACATGGAAGAGATGTTACGCTACCATGTGGAACATAAAGAATTTAATGAGTTACTTGCTAAACGTAGTTTGAGAATTTATATCGAGCAATTTGATAACAATAAAAATTATTTACTTTTTGATGAAATTGATGCTTATCTTAATCCATCCCACGAATTGTTAACTCAAATGGTAGAGCAATATAAACAAGGTTATTTCACGGTTTTCCAAGAATTAAATAACATAATTAAAAATTCCATTAAAAGAGAACGTGTTTATCGAATAGCACTGCAAAAAGAGCTTATAAAAACAAGGGAAGAACTTATAAATCACAAAACCTATTCTGATTATCCCCGTAGTAAAGAAGAGCTACAAGCAAGGATTAAAAGCCATTTACAAAAAATCATTGCATTTGAGAAGAAACAGAACCCAAACAGAAAGTTTGATGCTGAGTGTATTCAAAAGGTGTTTGTTTTATGGGAAAAACGTTTATCTCGTTTAGAGGATGCTTATCTAGATATAGATGCTCAGGGTAAAAAACTGACTAAAAATGCTTTAGAAGAACAGATATCTATGCATGTTCTTAAAGCTATGGCAAAGAGCTTAGATGCACATACCTGTTATTTTAGTCCTAAAGAAGCTATAGAAATGCGCACTTGTCTAGAAAAACAATTCGAAGGAATTGGTGTAGTATTAACCGAATCTATTGAAGGGGTTATTATTAGCGATTTAATTAAAGGAGGACCGGCTTATCGTTCAGGAAAAATTATGCCGGGGGATGTACTTGTATCCATTGATGGGAAATCTACTTCTCAGCTCTCTTATGAACAAGTCTTAGACTGCCTACAAAACGGGAATAAGCGCAAGATTATGTTAGAATTAAAAAGAATGCAAGAGAAACAAGAGATAAGTTATTTTGTAGTGCTACAAAAAGAAAAAATCATCATAGAACAGGATCGTTTGCAATATGCTTTTGAGCCATTTGGTGATGGAATTATTGGGAAACTTACTCTTCCTTCTTTTTATGAAAGTAAAGACAGTTCAAGTTGTGAAGCAGATATTCGATTTGCTTTAAGAGAGTTAAAAAAACAAGGTAAGTTGCATGGCTTGGTGTTAGATTTAAGGGATAATTCTGGTGGGTTCTTAACGCAAGCTGTTAAAGTTGCAGGTCTTTTCATTTCTAATGGAGTGATTGTTGTTTCCAAATATGCTCAAGAAGAAATACAATATTTACGGGAGTTAGATGGAAGGAATTATTACGATGGTCCTTTGGTTATTTTAACTTCAAAATTTTCAGCTTCTGCTGCTGAAATTGTGGCTCAAGCATTGCAAGACTATGGTGTTGCTTTAGTGATAGGGGATGAGCGAACTTATGGAAAAGGCACGATTCAATTTCAAACTGTGACAAGAGAAAAAGCGCCTTCTTTTTTTAAAGTAACTGTCGGTAGGTATTATACTGTTTCAGGAACCTCTACGCAAATCGAGGGAGTAAAAGCTAACATTGTAGTTCCTACCAGATATTTTATCTATGATGTAGGAGAGCGGTTTTTGCAATACCCGCTAAAATGTGATCGAATTCCATCGGTGTATACAGATCCTTTGGTGGATATAAATCCCCAACAAATTAATTGGTTTCAAAAAAATTATTTGCCAAATCTTCAGAAAAAGGTTTCTATCTGGAGCCAAATGGAATCGCTTTTAACAATAAATAGTAGTCAAAGGCTTAGTCGTGATAAAAATTTCTCTCTGTTTTTAGATATTAAAAAACAAGAAAAAGAAGGAAAAGAAAATACTTTAACGGCGAATCGCAACTGGGGAGTAGAAGATCTGCAAATGTCTGAGGCATTAAATATTTTAAAGGATATGGCATTATTAGAAAGCAGTGCTCAAAACTTTACTAAAAGATAA
- the rpsL gene encoding 30S ribosomal protein S12 — protein sequence MPTINQLVRFGRKSKRKREKSPALQNCPQKRGVCVQVKTKTPKKPNSALRKVAWIRLSNGKEIIAYIGGEGHNLQEHSIVLVRGGKVKDLPGVRYHIVRGALDCAAVKDRKQSRSKYGAKRPK from the coding sequence ATGCCAACAATTAACCAATTAGTGCGTTTTGGACGCAAATCAAAAAGAAAAAGAGAGAAGTCCCCTGCTCTACAAAATTGTCCGCAAAAGCGTGGTGTTTGTGTTCAGGTAAAGACAAAAACTCCAAAAAAGCCGAATTCCGCTTTAAGAAAAGTTGCATGGATACGCCTGTCTAACGGGAAAGAAATTATTGCTTATATTGGAGGAGAAGGCCATAACCTGCAAGAGCATAGCATCGTACTGGTCCGTGGTGGGAAGGTAAAAGATCTCCCTGGTGTGCGTTACCATATTGTAAGAGGAGCTCTTGATTGTGCCGCAGTAAAAGATCGAAAACAATCCAGATCCAAATACGGTGCAAAGCGCCCTAAGTAA
- the rpsG gene encoding 30S ribosomal protein S7: MSRRRRATKRQPEPDPHYKSEVVAKLINKTMISGKKSTARRIVYNAIEAFAKKIKSTDPLNDFLQALENAKPSLEVKSRRIGGATYQVPIEIPADRRTSMAMTWIINYSRAKAGRSMEEALCSELVDCYNNQGTTIKKKDDTHRMAESNRAFAHYKW; the protein is encoded by the coding sequence ATGTCAAGAAGACGTCGTGCTACTAAGAGACAACCTGAACCAGACCCACATTATAAGAGCGAAGTTGTGGCTAAATTGATTAATAAGACTATGATTAGCGGCAAAAAATCTACTGCTCGCCGCATTGTTTATAATGCTATCGAAGCTTTTGCAAAAAAAATTAAATCTACTGACCCTTTAAATGACTTTTTGCAAGCTCTAGAGAACGCAAAGCCTTCTTTAGAAGTAAAATCTCGTCGTATTGGTGGAGCTACTTATCAAGTCCCTATTGAAATCCCTGCCGATCGTAGAACTTCAATGGCCATGACTTGGATCATTAACTATTCTCGCGCTAAAGCCGGAAGATCAATGGAAGAAGCTCTTTGCTCTGAACTCGTAGACTGTTACAACAATCAAGGCACTACTATTAAGAAAAAAGATGATACACATCGCATGGCAGAATCGAATCGTGCATTTGCCCACTACAAATGGTAA
- the fusA gene encoding elongation factor G — protein MNQRPEKDKLKKVRNVGIMAHIDAGKTTTTERILYYSGRSHRIGEVHEGAATMDFMEQERERGITITSASTTVYWPDKDGEDCKINIIDTPGHVDFTVEVERSLRVLDGAVAVFDAVAGVQPQSETVWRQAERYNVPRIAFINKMDRVGADFFIAVDSMKDKLGANAIPVQCPIGAEGNFKGMVDLIKMKAYLFLDETLGAKYETAEIPEDLLTKCQEMRQQLLEELATVDEESEEFMTKVLENPDSITENEIHIAIRKAVCQNRLNPVLCGTAFKNKGVQPLLDAIVNWMPSPIDRGLIKGINAITDEQMTLEPKDDGPLAALAFKIATDPYVGRLTFVRIYSGVLSKGSTLINTTKGKKERISRLLEMHANQRKDRDDFFTGDIAACIGLKYTSTGDTLCSENSPLLLEKMEFPEPVISMAIEPKSKENRERLSVALGALSEEDPTFRVFTNEETGQTIIAGMGELHLEILRDRMCREFSVEANVGKPEVAYKETITKPCKTETKYVKQSGGRGQYAHVVLEIEPNEQGKGNEVVSKIVGGVIPKEYIPAVIKGVNEGLATGVLAGYGLVDVKVSIVYGSYHEVDSSEMAFKICGSMAVKEAARKSSPILLEPIMKVSVSTPEQFMGDVIGDVNRRRGKILNQITQKGIILIESEVPLSEMFGYSTQLRSISSGRASYVMEPSHFERVPQKIQDTIVKK, from the coding sequence ATGAATCAACGACCGGAAAAAGATAAACTAAAAAAAGTACGTAACGTTGGCATCATGGCGCATATTGATGCTGGTAAAACAACTACAACTGAACGTATCCTTTACTACTCTGGGCGCTCTCACCGTATTGGTGAGGTGCATGAGGGTGCTGCAACAATGGATTTCATGGAGCAAGAACGTGAAAGAGGTATTACCATTACCTCGGCATCTACCACTGTATATTGGCCGGATAAAGACGGAGAAGATTGTAAAATTAATATTATAGACACCCCAGGTCATGTTGATTTTACAGTAGAAGTAGAGCGTTCGCTTAGAGTTTTAGATGGTGCTGTTGCGGTTTTTGACGCAGTAGCAGGAGTGCAACCTCAATCAGAAACCGTTTGGCGCCAAGCAGAGCGTTATAATGTTCCGCGCATTGCATTTATTAATAAAATGGATCGTGTAGGAGCTGACTTCTTCATAGCTGTTGATTCTATGAAAGATAAACTAGGAGCTAATGCTATCCCTGTTCAATGTCCTATTGGTGCAGAAGGTAATTTTAAAGGGATGGTTGATTTAATCAAAATGAAAGCATATCTCTTTTTAGATGAGACTTTAGGTGCTAAATATGAAACAGCAGAAATCCCAGAAGATCTACTCACTAAATGTCAAGAAATGCGCCAACAATTGCTTGAAGAACTAGCAACTGTTGACGAAGAAAGCGAAGAATTTATGACAAAGGTGCTAGAAAACCCAGACAGCATAACAGAAAACGAGATTCATATAGCTATTCGCAAAGCGGTTTGCCAAAATCGACTAAATCCAGTTTTATGTGGAACAGCATTTAAAAACAAAGGAGTACAACCTTTATTGGATGCAATTGTTAACTGGATGCCCTCCCCCATTGATCGAGGATTAATTAAAGGAATTAATGCTATAACAGATGAACAAATGACTTTGGAGCCCAAAGACGATGGCCCTTTAGCTGCTTTAGCATTTAAAATTGCAACCGATCCTTATGTAGGTAGATTAACTTTTGTACGCATTTATTCAGGCGTTCTTTCTAAAGGGAGCACTTTAATAAATACAACAAAAGGTAAAAAAGAAAGAATCTCACGTTTGCTAGAAATGCACGCGAATCAACGTAAAGATCGTGATGACTTTTTTACAGGAGATATAGCAGCTTGTATTGGTCTAAAGTATACTAGTACAGGAGATACTTTATGTAGCGAAAACTCTCCTCTTTTGTTGGAAAAAATGGAATTCCCAGAACCTGTAATTTCTATGGCAATTGAACCAAAATCAAAAGAAAATAGAGAAAGACTCTCCGTAGCTTTGGGAGCTCTCTCTGAAGAAGATCCTACATTTCGTGTATTTACCAATGAAGAAACAGGTCAAACAATTATTGCAGGGATGGGAGAATTACACTTAGAAATCCTTCGAGATCGCATGTGCCGCGAATTTTCCGTAGAAGCAAATGTGGGCAAACCAGAAGTTGCCTATAAGGAAACTATTACAAAACCCTGTAAAACAGAAACAAAATACGTTAAACAATCCGGTGGGCGTGGTCAATACGCACATGTTGTTTTGGAAATTGAACCTAATGAACAAGGTAAAGGTAATGAAGTTGTTAGCAAAATCGTCGGTGGCGTTATTCCAAAAGAATACATTCCAGCGGTTATTAAAGGGGTTAATGAAGGACTTGCAACAGGTGTCTTAGCAGGTTATGGCCTTGTTGACGTAAAAGTTTCTATTGTTTATGGCTCTTATCATGAAGTTGACTCAAGTGAAATGGCTTTTAAAATCTGCGGATCAATGGCTGTTAAGGAAGCAGCGCGCAAGAGCTCCCCTATCTTACTAGAGCCAATCATGAAAGTTTCTGTATCTACCCCAGAGCAATTTATGGGAGATGTGATAGGTGATGTTAATCGTCGTCGCGGTAAAATTCTCAATCAAATTACACAAAAAGGGATAATTCTCATTGAATCAGAAGTCCCTTTAAGTGAAATGTTTGGATATTCTACACAGCTTCGCTCTATTAGTTCGGGACGTGCCAGTTATGTAATGGAGCCCTCTCATTTTGAGCGTGTTCCTCAAAAAATTCAAGATACAATTGTGAAAAAATAA
- the rpsJ gene encoding 30S ribosomal protein S10 yields the protein MAKKEKKKIRVRLKGYDQRKLDGAVIDIVETAKCTEARVAGPIPLPTKRQGNTVLRSPHGDRKSHEQFETRTCSRMLEILDPTPDTLDKLKVLPVAPGVHITVKQLSSKGKPTKST from the coding sequence ATGGCTAAAAAAGAAAAAAAGAAAATACGAGTTCGCCTCAAAGGCTATGATCAACGCAAGCTAGACGGTGCTGTAATTGACATTGTCGAGACAGCAAAATGTACCGAAGCTAGGGTAGCAGGCCCCATTCCTCTACCTACTAAAAGACAAGGAAATACTGTCTTAAGATCCCCTCATGGTGATCGTAAATCTCATGAGCAGTTTGAAACACGTACTTGTAGTCGTATGTTAGAAATCCTAGATCCAACACCGGATACACTTGATAAACTAAAAGTGCTTCCTGTTGCACCTGGGGTGCACATTACAGTTAAGCAATTATCTTCTAAAGGAAAACCGACTAAATCTACTTAA
- a CDS encoding FtsW/RodA/SpoVE family cell cycle protein: MWDHRYLSRLDFRMIPIILILMVVSVLVIASMTGANFDEEEATVFTIWVMKQIRFFIIGWIVYFIIAALDYRKFKKWVWIFYLGILILLIGLFFIPTVHNVQRWYRIPGIPFDIQPSEGAKLVVIMALSLYLENHKRHIQYMRIPYQALLIVLVPFFLILKQPDLGTALVLYPITLILFYLGGVQKKVIKVMAYLALFALGCVSLVFLNVLSHEQIRPYATKVLKEYQYERLNPSTYHQKASQTATALGSWTGSGWRNSDFSGKQWLPAAHTDSVFAAFSEEFGVIGVFFLLLFFSGLIYFGFQVTAIANDDFGRLLSAGITAYLAIHMIINMGMMCGFLPITGVPLLLITYGGSSVISTMAALGILQSIYSRRFMF, from the coding sequence ATGTGGGATCATCGGTATTTAAGTCGCCTTGATTTTAGAATGATTCCAATTATATTAATTTTAATGGTAGTTAGCGTTTTGGTTATTGCTTCTATGACAGGTGCTAATTTTGATGAAGAAGAGGCTACCGTATTTACCATATGGGTCATGAAGCAAATACGATTTTTTATTATTGGCTGGATTGTCTATTTTATAATTGCTGCATTAGACTATCGTAAATTTAAAAAATGGGTATGGATTTTTTATTTAGGAATACTCATTTTACTGATAGGGCTTTTTTTTATTCCTACGGTACATAATGTACAGAGATGGTATAGAATTCCTGGCATTCCTTTTGATATACAGCCATCCGAAGGAGCAAAATTGGTAGTGATAATGGCTTTGAGTTTATATTTGGAGAATCATAAGCGGCATATCCAATATATGCGCATTCCTTATCAGGCTTTATTAATTGTCCTTGTCCCTTTTTTTTTGATTTTAAAACAACCCGATTTAGGTACAGCCCTTGTTTTATATCCTATTACACTTATTTTATTTTATTTAGGAGGAGTACAAAAAAAAGTGATTAAAGTTATGGCCTATTTAGCATTATTTGCTTTGGGTTGTGTGAGTTTGGTTTTTTTAAATGTTTTGTCTCATGAACAGATCCGTCCTTATGCAACTAAGGTCTTGAAAGAATATCAATATGAAAGACTTAATCCAAGTACCTATCATCAGAAAGCTTCTCAAACAGCAACTGCATTAGGATCTTGGACTGGTAGTGGTTGGCGTAATAGTGATTTTTCTGGTAAACAGTGGTTACCTGCTGCTCATACAGATTCTGTATTTGCTGCTTTTTCTGAAGAATTTGGTGTAATAGGGGTGTTTTTCTTACTGCTCTTCTTTTCTGGCTTGATCTATTTTGGATTTCAGGTAACTGCAATAGCAAATGATGATTTTGGACGCTTGCTATCTGCAGGAATTACAGCTTATTTAGCTATACATATGATTATTAATATGGGGATGATGTGCGGCTTTTTACCTATTACCGGAGTGCCTTTGCTGTTGATTACTTACGGTGGATCATCGGTAATTTCAACGATGGCAGCTTTGGGGATTTTACAAAGTATTTATAGCAGAAGGTTTATGTTTTAA
- a CDS encoding biotin--[acetyl-CoA-carboxylase] ligase — MGLPVKPKFDYIHFATIDSTNSWAKRNTSLLNQNHITVITASQQTKGYGRCKRSWVSPFGNIYATLFFTLPLNYSYLINLGQILALACSHVLESKGFALQLKWPNDLLLEKKKIAGFLVEVLRSEKLEIVLGMGLNVNTNEEHLKKVDQKATSLMLFSKRTWELGSILNPILYTFYNYLRLLSSSGFTHFQPIYQKLLAFQDKEIVCQLGNQKIQGICHSINPDGTLNLQLPSGSMISLNAAEISTS; from the coding sequence ATGGGCCTGCCTGTTAAGCCAAAATTTGACTATATCCATTTTGCAACAATTGATTCTACAAACAGTTGGGCTAAAAGAAATACCTCTCTTTTAAATCAGAACCACATAACTGTTATTACTGCCAGTCAACAAACAAAAGGGTATGGCAGATGTAAGCGCAGCTGGGTTTCCCCTTTTGGAAATATCTATGCAACTTTATTTTTTACTCTTCCTTTAAATTACTCTTATCTCATAAACCTAGGGCAAATTTTAGCGCTAGCTTGCAGCCATGTTTTAGAAAGCAAAGGGTTTGCTCTACAACTTAAATGGCCAAATGACCTCTTGCTCGAAAAGAAAAAAATAGCAGGCTTTTTAGTAGAGGTCCTTCGCTCTGAAAAGCTGGAAATTGTACTTGGAATGGGCCTTAATGTAAATACGAACGAAGAACATTTGAAAAAGGTCGATCAAAAAGCTACCTCTTTAATGCTCTTTAGTAAAAGAACCTGGGAACTAGGTAGTATTTTAAATCCTATTTTATATACATTTTATAACTATCTTCGATTACTTTCTTCTTCTGGGTTTACTCATTTTCAACCCATCTATCAAAAACTACTTGCTTTTCAAGATAAAGAGATTGTTTGCCAATTAGGGAATCAAAAAATACAAGGAATCTGTCATTCAATAAATCCTGATGGCACATTAAATTTGCAACTCCCCTCCGGCTCTATGATTTCTCTTAATGCTGCAGAAATTTCTACTTCTTAA
- a CDS encoding NifU family protein, which yields MIHSWMQYSKRLAQKIEKPLYVGAFSFAEAQAKGMRLAVGTQGNYQLGKWIKIYLLVDESDGVIADAKFQMFGPPCLIGALEAACEVLIRKNYDQAALINTDLIDKQARDKSQIPAFPESAFSYLNLVIDAIKDAVQSCRDIVLPDNYITTPLNSLLHNQEEYSGWKDLSHEQKIAILDMVIANDIRPYIELDAGGIEIKELTLDNQVIIAYQGACTSCPSAIGSTLQAIEEILQTKVYSGLSVKPDLSLLNY from the coding sequence ATGATCCATTCCTGGATGCAATATAGTAAACGTCTTGCACAAAAAATTGAAAAACCTTTGTATGTAGGTGCATTTTCTTTTGCAGAAGCACAAGCTAAAGGAATGAGATTAGCTGTTGGAACACAGGGCAATTATCAACTGGGAAAATGGATTAAAATTTACTTGCTTGTAGATGAGAGCGACGGCGTTATTGCTGATGCAAAATTTCAGATGTTTGGTCCTCCTTGCTTAATTGGTGCTCTAGAAGCTGCTTGTGAAGTTTTAATACGCAAAAATTACGATCAAGCAGCTCTTATAAACACAGATTTAATTGATAAACAAGCGCGTGATAAGAGTCAGATTCCTGCTTTTCCTGAGTCTGCTTTTTCTTATTTAAATCTTGTCATTGATGCAATTAAAGACGCAGTACAATCTTGTAGAGATATTGTTCTTCCAGATAATTATATAACTACTCCTTTGAATTCCTTATTGCATAATCAAGAGGAATATTCTGGATGGAAAGATCTTAGTCATGAGCAAAAAATAGCTATATTAGACATGGTAATTGCAAATGATATTCGCCCTTACATAGAGTTAGATGCAGGTGGGATTGAGATTAAAGAACTTACTTTGGATAATCAGGTAATTATTGCTTATCAAGGAGCTTGTACTTCTTGTCCTTCTGCAATAGGGTCAACCTTGCAAGCCATTGAAGAAATTTTGCAAACAAAGGTATATTCTGGTTTGTCGGTTAAGCCAGACCTTTCCTTATTAAATTATTAA
- a CDS encoding cysteine desulfurase family protein has protein sequence MIYLDHHNATKPSLSAIERMLVFFKNDWGYPLVPHFMGQQIVDSMKKNTKRFADLLGLNPQDRIFCFQNRLEALSHLAFSHYRNMVYQTGKNQILTTNIEDRGSLEIWQELEDIGCICRQIEINEQGQITQEILDKALLPKVSILSLSWANPMTGIIHPVADLAELCKEKGILLHIDASSVLGKIHLCLRDLPIDFLTLEGSLIHAPQGTSVMIVKEHTLFSCTQQPMPASLACLVAAVEENVALFESICLETARLRDEFEEKISLQISDAKILFTHVERLPNCSVIVFPDIHAEALLYLLNRKGVFASIGSGQYQLLSQILIKCHIAPELAYTAINFSLSYETTEEQIQAAVCIIVDCVRQLKKMTLLGDAL, from the coding sequence ATGATATATCTCGATCATCATAATGCTACAAAGCCTTCTCTATCCGCTATTGAAAGAATGCTCGTATTTTTTAAAAATGATTGGGGATACCCTTTGGTTCCTCATTTCATGGGGCAACAGATAGTAGATTCTATGAAGAAGAATACTAAACGTTTTGCTGATTTATTAGGATTAAACCCCCAAGATCGCATTTTTTGTTTTCAAAATCGTTTAGAAGCTCTATCTCACTTGGCATTTTCTCATTACCGTAATATGGTTTATCAGACTGGTAAAAATCAGATCTTAACAACTAATATAGAAGATAGGGGTTCATTAGAGATTTGGCAAGAGTTAGAAGACATAGGATGTATATGTAGGCAAATTGAGATCAATGAGCAAGGACAAATCACTCAAGAGATATTAGATAAAGCTTTACTTCCTAAAGTTTCTATTTTAAGTTTATCTTGGGCAAATCCTATGACTGGCATCATCCATCCAGTGGCTGATTTAGCAGAGCTGTGTAAAGAAAAGGGCATTCTTTTGCATATAGATGCAAGTTCTGTGCTGGGTAAAATCCATCTTTGTTTACGTGATCTTCCTATTGATTTTTTGACCTTAGAAGGGTCTTTGATCCATGCTCCTCAAGGAACTTCTGTCATGATTGTTAAAGAACATACTTTATTTTCTTGCACGCAGCAACCCATGCCCGCTTCTTTGGCTTGTTTAGTGGCAGCTGTTGAAGAAAATGTCGCTCTTTTTGAATCGATTTGCTTAGAAACTGCAAGACTACGCGATGAATTTGAAGAAAAGATCTCTTTACAAATTAGCGATGCCAAGATTCTCTTTACCCATGTAGAGCGACTTCCTAATTGCTCTGTTATTGTCTTCCCAGACATACATGCAGAAGCTCTTTTGTATTTGCTAAATCGTAAAGGAGTATTTGCTTCTATAGGATCTGGGCAGTATCAATTGCTTTCTCAAATACTTATTAAATGTCATATTGCACCTGAATTAGCTTATACGGCAATTAATTTTAGCCTCTCTTATGAAACAACAGAAGAGCAAATACAAGCAGCTGTTTGTATCATTGTAGATTGTGTAAGGCAACTAAAAAAAATGACTCTTTTAGGAGATGCTTTATGA
- a CDS encoding 2,3-bisphosphoglycerate-dependent phosphoglycerate mutase, which yields MSKKATLIMMRHGQSEWNKHNLFTGWVDIPLSQKGIEEAIEAGKKIAHIPIDYIFTSTLFRAQMTAMISMAYHQSGKVPYFIEPERNKPEKWSQIHDENIKKHCIPVVKAWQLNERMYGDLQGINKQKTIERFGKEQVQKWRRSFDIPPPEGESLAMTAERTIPYFKEYVLPILQQGKNVLLAAHGNSLRSVVMYLDHLSKEQVVELELATGEPLFYTFMHNTWEKNDISRSS from the coding sequence ATGTCAAAAAAAGCTACTTTAATCATGATGCGCCATGGACAATCGGAATGGAATAAGCATAATTTATTTACTGGATGGGTGGATATTCCCTTAAGTCAGAAAGGGATCGAAGAGGCGATCGAAGCTGGTAAAAAAATCGCTCATATTCCTATCGATTATATTTTTACTTCTACATTGTTTAGAGCACAAATGACTGCGATGATTTCGATGGCATATCATCAATCGGGGAAAGTCCCTTATTTTATAGAGCCAGAAAGAAATAAACCGGAAAAATGGTCTCAAATCCATGATGAGAATATAAAAAAACATTGTATACCCGTTGTAAAGGCATGGCAATTAAATGAGAGAATGTACGGAGATTTGCAGGGCATAAATAAACAAAAAACAATCGAGAGGTTTGGAAAAGAACAAGTACAAAAATGGCGCAGAAGTTTTGATATTCCCCCTCCAGAAGGAGAGAGTTTAGCTATGACAGCTGAGCGCACAATACCTTATTTTAAAGAATATGTGTTACCTATTTTGCAACAAGGAAAAAACGTTCTCCTTGCGGCTCATGGAAATTCTTTGCGTTCGGTTGTGATGTATCTAGATCATTTGTCTAAAGAGCAGGTAGTGGAGTTGGAACTTGCTACAGGGGAGCCTCTATTTTATACTTTTATGCATAATACTTGGGAAAAAAATGATATATCTCGATCATCATAA
- a CDS encoding pseudouridine synthase → MEDKKRLSKVLAAAGVASRRASEELIFKGRVTVNDEVILIPQTLVCAQKDQICVDNEPIQAEEKKVYYILNKPHGFICSNAPLGTKKRVVDLFAHLPYRLFTIGRLDRDTTGLLLVTNDGHFANKVIHPSSNIQKEYLIKTLQEVTDLHLKQISKGIFIEGSFIKPIRVIKVRKGTLKIVVKEGKKREVRLLVQAANLEILELCRIRIGGLLLGPIVEGGFRHMSETEKQIIFQSSNL, encoded by the coding sequence ATGGAAGACAAAAAACGTTTAAGCAAAGTCCTTGCTGCAGCTGGAGTGGCTTCCCGAAGAGCTTCAGAAGAATTAATTTTTAAGGGTAGAGTGACCGTTAATGACGAGGTCATACTTATTCCTCAAACCCTTGTTTGCGCTCAAAAAGATCAAATTTGTGTGGATAATGAGCCCATCCAGGCTGAAGAAAAAAAAGTTTACTACATTTTAAACAAACCTCATGGTTTTATTTGTTCCAATGCTCCTTTAGGAACAAAAAAAAGAGTTGTCGATTTATTCGCTCATCTTCCCTATCGCCTATTCACTATTGGACGGTTAGATAGAGATACAACAGGACTCTTATTGGTGACTAATGATGGACATTTTGCAAATAAGGTGATCCATCCATCTTCTAATATTCAAAAAGAATATTTAATCAAAACACTACAAGAAGTGACTGATTTACATCTAAAACAAATCTCTAAAGGAATTTTTATAGAAGGATCTTTTATAAAACCTATACGAGTGATAAAAGTACGTAAAGGCACATTAAAAATTGTAGTTAAAGAAGGAAAGAAGCGAGAGGTTCGTTTGCTTGTACAAGCAGCAAACCTTGAGATTTTAGAACTATGCCGCATTCGTATCGGCGGGTTGCTCCTAGGTCCTATTGTCGAAGGCGGTTTTCGACACATGTCGGAAACAGAAAAGCAAATTATTTTTCAATCTTCTAATCTTTGA